AAAAGTATATTTTTCGTCCCTTAACTTTACCGATGGTCTAGAAATGGTTCCTCAACTATAAACCAGGAAAACCTAGTCCCTCAATTCTTAAAATCAAGTAATTTTCGTCCCTCAAAAGGCTTCAGGTGGTTTTGTGCTGACATGGCATAGTTTAGTCCACTGAGCTCGCCACATCATCATCCACCCtatcttcgtcttcttcctctatCTTCTCTCACTTGCCCAGGCCGGAGAAGAATCCGATGACACATGGTTACCATGTGCCTGGCCTCAGGGCGCTGCACGCGGGAGCTAGTGGTGACTGCGAGTGCCTGCTACCGGTTGTATACCGTGGTCATGGTCCGCATCACGAAGGGCACCATGCGCATGCCATCTCGGGCTCCTGCATTGCGGCAACAGTAGTCTGAGCACGGCTGCATGGCTCGCTGGACCTATTGTCGTTGCTGTCGGCACGGCCAGGTGGGAGCGGGAGCGACAGGACATCGCCAGGCTCGGAATCAGAGCGGGAGTGAGCTTGGGGCGGATGGGGCAGCAGCAGGAGCATCTTATCAGGCTCAGAACCAGCGTGGGAGTGAGCTAGGGGATCCCATGTAAACAACAGTCGTGAAGAATCAACAAATCAACAAGGCTCGAGATGAAACTTTAGCAAACATAGCCAGCTTTTTCTGTGCGTGCCTATGTTGTGTTTCCAGCCCACTGGTTCGTGTGTATGTGCGTGAGGGTTGGGCGTTTCTGGCCGGGGGCAAATCAATTTGCTTGGCTAGCTCCGCATAGGAGGATCGATCAAGTTGCGTATGGCTGTATCATCAGCAGCGAAGGAAGAGGTGGACGAGCACGAAGGTGAGGCCAAGGCTGCCGGAGGCAGCGGAGCAGACGTGCGGTGAGGTGCTTccctgcacacacacacacacacacacacacagaagaCGAAGATGAGGCGGACGACGATGTGGCGACGTCAGTTATCAAAACCATGTCATGTCAGTACTAAACCACCTGAAGCCGTTTGAGGGACGAAAAATACCTGGTTTCAACAATTGAGGGACTAGGTTTTTCTGCTTTGTAGTTGAGGAATCATTTCTAGAGACTATCTGTAAAGTTGAGGGTAGAAAAGTATACTTTTCCCTTTATAAAACATATAACTCCATTCTATTTCTTCTTTAATTATTATGCCACTTCGACATTTTTGCCTATAAAACCGTGCTAACCACCAGCATTGAGAGTGCCATAAAGAAGGTAGTACATGGTTATAATTAATCAATGTGGTGCATGCGCTGGCTTAAAATTTTCTTACCCAAAATCGTCCGTGCTGCTTGGGGGAAAATATGTGTGCAGGTTCCTTTTACGCCATCGCCTTTCATTCCGGATTTACATGGACATGCATATCCTCCCAACGTGTTTTTGCAGATCCCGTCACTGGAGCAAGGATATAAATCGCGAAGCTTACACTCATCAATGTCTGAAAAAACGGAACATAAAGTTATGAAATTAAGGAGTTCCTATATAAGCAGTATGGTGTAAAAGAGATAGTCTGGATTTGTAAATTAAAAACTTTAATTTGACCTTGGCATCCATTGGCGATGTAAGGGTTCCCATCGTAATGGTCCCAACACTTGCAGACATAGCCCAGGCCACTAGTCGCGTTTGAACATGAGCTGTTGCCACTGACACAAGCATAGTCCGGAGGCGGATGCTGGCCTTTCTCTGGACATGAACCATTCCTGATGGAGAAATCGATTACCAAGGGGACGCCCCTTGGGAATTTCTTGGGTATCTCCTCGTAACCGTACATGTCCGGCGTGGTGAAGTTGTACCATGTGCTCTCCACCACCATGGCGTAGGAGCATGGATTGGTCACAAACAAGGTGTTTGGTTCATCGAAACTGATCCACAATGCAAACCTGGTGAGTGCAACCGCTTCCGGCAAGGCAGCCCTACAGCAGCCCCGCCCCGAGCACGACCCGTTGGTCGCGAACTTGAGGAACTGCGGCATGCGCATGAGGTATGAAAGGCAGGAAATAGTGAGTTCATTCGATGAATATCCATGTGCCGACAACGCATCTGACGCCGACGCCGACCACAAGTAGCTATTCATCTTAGGCTGGACTCTCCAGCCTACGCCGATGAGAACATTGCGCGTCACCGACACGAGAAACGGGCTCATCTTTTCTCCCAACCGCATCCGTAGAGATTTGCTTAAGGAGTCGGTATGGTTTGCGCTGCAGCGAGATGAGACCGCGGCGTATGCGCGCGCCTCACCCTTTGCAACTGATATATCGATGAGCTCCAAGGCCGTATCTTCCCGTGTTCTATTCCAAACACGATTACGCCGACACAACCCTTTCTGCATTAATTTACGGCCCAATACCAGAACGCAACATTAATTACCTTCTCAAAAGGAAGAAACGTCAATTAATTAGTTACTCTTACCAGGCATTCCAGTAAGTACTTACTACTTGGCGTGCCAAACATACCATACCTGCGCCCTGAAGTAAATCTCGTTAATCCGCTGGAATACTCCGTCGTAGGCGAGGTAGGCACGATGGGGATTGAAGGAGTCGTTGCAGCTGACCTGGAAGCCCTCGCGGAAGCAACCAGGTTTCATGCCGAATGGGTAGGGAATGCTTATGTTGCCGCACTTGTCAGGGCAACCCGGAAGTGTGATCGGCTGCTGCTCATCATGCTCAGCAGCAACAGCCTCCAGGATCAAGTGAGATGCTGTTGaaaggaggacgaggaggaggagtagGATTGTGGCCAGGGGCTGGGAATGGAATTCAGAGGGCATGGTCATGGTGTGTGTTTTTGGGCTC
The sequence above is a segment of the Aegilops tauschii subsp. strangulata cultivar AL8/78 chromosome 6, Aet v6.0, whole genome shotgun sequence genome. Coding sequences within it:
- the LOC109746344 gene encoding wall-associated receptor kinase 1; its protein translation is MTMPSEFHSQPLATILLLLLVLLSTASHLILEAVAAEHDEQQPITLPGCPDKCGNISIPYPFGMKPGCFREGFQVSCNDSFNPHRAYLAYDGVFQRINEIYFRAQKGLCRRNRVWNRTREDTALELIDISVAKGEARAYAAVSSRCSANHTDSLSKSLRMRLGEKMSPFLVSVTRNVLIGVGWRVQPKMNSYLWSASASDALSAHGYSSNELTISCLSYLMRMPQFLKFATNGSCSGRGCCRAALPEAVALTRFALWISFDEPNTLFVTNPCSYAMVVESTWYNFTTPDMYGYEEIPKKFPRGVPLVIDFSIRNGSCPEKGQHPPPDYACVSGNSSCSNATSGLGYVCKCWDHYDGNPYIANGCQDIDECKLRDLYPCSSDGICKNTLGGYACPCKSGMKGDGVKGTCTHIFPQAARTILGATSGVFLVAVLSFLIFLRKEKRKMREFYEKNGGRTLEKAKFIKLFKKEKLKPILKSSNFIGKGGFGEVYKGLLDNEQVAVKKPITGSVLENEQFANEVIIQSQIIHKNIVRLVGCCLEVDAPILVYEFLCNGSLDDILHDNRKVPLNLDVRLSIAAESADGLVYMHSKTSTKILHGDVKPANILLDDKFVPKISDFGISRLIARDIQHTGSIIGDMSYMDPVYLQTGLLTEKSDVYSFGVVILELISRKKATHSDGGSLVNNFLEAYKKEKKATPLFDKEIAVTEDLEIIDSLACIAVECLNLDVDQRPWMTDVAERLLIMDRSRKA